A section of the Mycobacteriales bacterium genome encodes:
- a CDS encoding TadE/TadG family type IV pilus assembly protein: MRPPLDRDSGTTAIELVLVAPVFLAALLLVVGLGRIVEAESRVQGAARDAARAASISRSVVLAQDAARTAAAANLTERGVSCSTFDVTVDTAGFRPGGSVSVSVACVANLSGLALAGLPGSKTLSAEATAPMEQYRGVG; the protein is encoded by the coding sequence ATGAGGCCGCCGCTCGACCGCGACAGTGGGACCACGGCGATCGAGCTCGTCCTCGTGGCGCCGGTCTTCCTCGCCGCATTGCTGCTCGTCGTCGGCCTCGGACGGATCGTCGAGGCTGAAAGCCGGGTGCAGGGAGCCGCCCGGGATGCTGCGCGCGCCGCCTCGATCTCGCGCAGTGTCGTGCTCGCCCAGGACGCAGCCCGCACGGCCGCGGCGGCGAACCTCACCGAGCGGGGCGTGTCGTGCTCGACCTTCGACGTCACGGTGGACACGGCCGGCTTCCGTCCGGGCGGCAGCGTGAGCGTCTCCGTGGCCTGCGTGGCCAACCTGTCCGGTCTCGCCCTCGCCGGGTTGCCCGGCAGCAAGACGCTCAGCGCCGAGGCGACCGCACCCATGGAGCAGTACCGGGGGGTCGGGTGA
- a CDS encoding pilus assembly protein TadG-related protein, whose protein sequence is MTRRHIAKARDAGNASIILVLITPALFAVAGLVVDGGRAINARQRAADQAEQAARAAADALDVDAVRAGAALVLDPLAARAAAERYLAASGATGSVALRQGTVSVTVTGTTSTVFFAVIGINQINVTGTATARPARGIVSEERP, encoded by the coding sequence GTGACACGACGCCACATCGCCAAGGCTCGGGACGCCGGCAACGCGTCGATCATCCTCGTGCTGATCACGCCGGCGTTGTTCGCCGTGGCCGGCCTCGTCGTCGACGGCGGGCGGGCCATCAACGCCCGCCAGCGTGCGGCAGATCAGGCTGAGCAGGCGGCCCGGGCCGCAGCCGACGCGCTCGACGTGGACGCGGTCCGTGCGGGCGCGGCTCTCGTCCTGGACCCGCTTGCCGCCCGCGCTGCTGCCGAGCGGTACCTCGCGGCGTCCGGCGCGACCGGCTCCGTTGCCTTACGCCAAGGCACCGTGAGCGTCACGGTGACGGGCACGACCTCCACGGTGTTCTTCGCAGTCATCGGCATCAACCAGATCAACGTCACCGGGACAGCTACGGCCCGGCCGGCGCGCGGCATCGTCTCCGAGGAGAGGCCATGA
- a CDS encoding type II secretion system F family protein has translation MMLALLSGAGVGLGLLLLAVALFPPQPTLAASLARFDAAARLPRRPASTDPGGTRMHRLLVRYAGRPLATAFVDRGWLASGMRADLAVLGQQPASFFAGKAACAVAGLACGPLLGGLLTLAGVRVPLVLPAWVGLLFAGLLFTVPDILVRRRAQDRRRDFRAAVGSYLDLVAMKMASGAGLSEALRDAAAIGGDGPFARIRGALEDARTDGLTPAAAIGQLGEELGVPDLRELSAGLSLVSSNGAQAEESLRAKAASLRERELSAAAGDANARSQSMLVAQVVLALGFLVFIGYPALAKVLIA, from the coding sequence ATGATGCTCGCGCTCCTGTCGGGTGCCGGTGTCGGGCTGGGCCTGCTCCTGCTCGCCGTCGCGCTCTTCCCTCCGCAGCCCACCCTCGCCGCTTCGCTTGCGCGGTTCGACGCCGCTGCGCGCCTGCCACGCCGACCCGCATCCACCGACCCTGGTGGCACGAGGATGCACCGGCTGCTGGTGCGCTACGCAGGGCGCCCGCTGGCGACAGCGTTCGTGGACCGCGGCTGGCTCGCATCCGGCATGCGAGCCGACCTCGCCGTACTGGGTCAGCAACCGGCGTCGTTCTTCGCGGGCAAGGCTGCGTGTGCCGTGGCCGGCCTGGCATGCGGCCCGCTTCTCGGCGGACTGCTCACCCTCGCCGGGGTTCGCGTACCGCTGGTGCTGCCGGCGTGGGTCGGGCTGCTGTTCGCCGGTCTGCTGTTCACCGTTCCCGACATCCTCGTACGCCGTCGAGCTCAGGACCGACGCCGGGACTTCCGGGCCGCGGTCGGTTCCTACCTCGACCTCGTCGCAATGAAGATGGCAAGTGGGGCGGGGCTTTCGGAGGCGCTGCGTGATGCCGCCGCGATCGGCGGTGACGGACCGTTCGCCCGGATCAGAGGAGCCCTGGAGGACGCGCGTACGGACGGGTTGACGCCCGCCGCCGCGATCGGCCAGCTCGGTGAGGAGCTCGGCGTACCCGACCTGCGAGAACTCTCCGCCGGGCTCTCCCTCGTCAGCTCGAACGGCGCGCAGGCCGAGGAGAGCCTGCGCGCCAAGGCGGCATCGCTGCGGGAACGGGAGCTGTCGGCGGCGGCCGGCGATGCCAACGCCCGCTCGCAGTCGATGCTCGTCGCGCAGGTGGTCCTCGCGCTCGGGTTCCTGGTGTTCATCGGCTATCCGGCACTCGCGAAGGTGCTGATCGCATGA
- a CDS encoding PIN domain-containing protein, which produces MLVVPLPGAGPQAAHDALAAELLACSNIRTGGLPPLHRLNAYRAWSAEALGRLADVLRPSEADRLIATPRHWTLHALDPAAHGNAAALVDLELAARQTDLAAAVAGLSQVLARRGGHRGALAVADTSVYLHHPEPFDRIDWPALVPGASSSGVHLVIPLLVVDELDRHKRADARKLVVRGGQETVRTRARITIRTLEDMFGDPGWITTVAPGPPHVSAELLFDPPGHARLASADAEIIDRAVAAQDLFGSPVTLVARDTGMVFAARNAGLASVRIPDPDET; this is translated from the coding sequence GTGCTGGTCGTGCCTCTACCCGGAGCCGGGCCTCAGGCTGCTCACGACGCGCTCGCCGCCGAGCTCCTCGCCTGCAGCAACATCCGCACGGGCGGCCTGCCTCCGCTCCACCGGCTCAACGCCTACCGCGCCTGGTCCGCCGAGGCCCTGGGCCGGCTAGCGGACGTTCTGCGGCCCTCCGAGGCGGACCGCCTCATCGCGACGCCGAGGCACTGGACGCTGCACGCCCTTGACCCTGCGGCGCACGGCAACGCCGCCGCGCTGGTGGACCTGGAGCTCGCCGCCAGGCAGACGGACCTCGCCGCGGCAGTCGCCGGCCTCTCGCAGGTCCTCGCGCGCCGCGGCGGGCACCGGGGGGCGCTTGCGGTGGCCGACACCAGCGTGTACCTGCACCACCCGGAGCCGTTCGACCGCATCGACTGGCCGGCTCTGGTGCCCGGCGCGAGCAGCAGCGGCGTGCACCTCGTGATCCCGCTGCTCGTCGTCGACGAGCTGGACCGGCACAAGCGGGCCGACGCGAGGAAGCTCGTGGTCCGGGGCGGTCAGGAGACGGTCCGAACCCGTGCCCGGATCACGATCAGGACGCTGGAGGACATGTTCGGCGACCCGGGGTGGATCACGACGGTCGCTCCTGGCCCGCCGCACGTGTCCGCCGAGCTCCTGTTCGACCCGCCGGGCCACGCACGTCTCGCCAGCGCCGATGCCGAGATCATCGACCGGGCGGTGGCCGCGCAGGACCTGTTCGGCTCGCCCGTCACCCTCGTCGCCCGCGACACCGGGATGGTGTTCGCAGCCCGCAACGCCGGGCTGGCGTCTGTGCGTATTCCGGACCCGGACGAGACCTGA
- a CDS encoding TadE/TadG family type IV pilus assembly protein, which translates to MPLHRARGPLPRRAPAAERGSAAVELVLLTPLLLVCVLVVVQFALWQHARHVLLAAAQEGARAARAQGATAVDGRTRAYEYIEQLGPDLVTAPVVEVDRGVDAVTVRIRGQAVNIVPGLPLMVTATSAGPVERFRAP; encoded by the coding sequence ATGCCTCTTCACCGTGCGCGCGGTCCGCTTCCTCGGCGGGCGCCTGCAGCCGAACGCGGCAGTGCAGCTGTCGAGCTGGTCCTGCTCACCCCGCTGCTCTTGGTGTGCGTGCTCGTGGTGGTGCAATTCGCCCTCTGGCAGCACGCCCGACACGTGTTGCTCGCCGCTGCCCAGGAAGGTGCCCGGGCCGCCCGGGCGCAAGGCGCAACCGCCGTGGACGGCCGCACCCGCGCCTACGAATACATCGAGCAGCTCGGCCCTGATCTCGTGACCGCGCCGGTCGTCGAGGTCGACCGCGGAGTGGACGCCGTCACGGTCCGCATCCGCGGGCAGGCGGTCAACATCGTCCCCGGTCTGCCGTTGATGGTCACCGCGACCTCGGCCGGGCCCGTCGAGCGGTTCCGAGCCCCATGA
- a CDS encoding type II secretion system F family protein yields MTTDVRLAVAMLAGAGVGTGLVLLLVALRGRDEPTGLPWRRHSHRQFLIGLAVGVIVLVATRWVAVAVGLAVLAASWSQLFGAGRSARRGIERLDALATWTESLRDMVATGAALPEALPASAVAAGQAIRTQVDTLVDRLHNREPLTDSLLRFADDLGDPGADLVVAALVLNVRAQGRQLRAVLTALARSSRAELEARRRIEADRRAVRRGVQVVVLVTVVMALGLLLLNPSYVAPYREATGQLVLGAVVGIFAVGFAWLRRLAEFRPPGCFLAARSGTQAVRP; encoded by the coding sequence ATGACCACTGACGTGCGCCTTGCTGTGGCGATGCTCGCCGGTGCGGGGGTGGGCACCGGTCTCGTGCTGCTGCTCGTCGCACTCCGCGGACGCGACGAGCCAACCGGCCTGCCGTGGCGTCGGCACTCGCATCGACAGTTCCTGATCGGCCTGGCGGTGGGCGTGATCGTGCTCGTCGCCACGCGCTGGGTCGCGGTCGCGGTGGGCCTCGCCGTACTCGCCGCGTCTTGGTCCCAGCTGTTCGGTGCCGGTCGGTCGGCCCGACGTGGAATCGAGCGTCTGGACGCGTTGGCCACCTGGACCGAGTCCTTGCGCGACATGGTGGCAACGGGAGCGGCCCTGCCCGAGGCCCTTCCGGCCTCGGCGGTGGCAGCCGGCCAGGCGATCAGGACGCAGGTCGACACGCTCGTCGACCGGCTGCACAACCGCGAGCCGCTCACCGACTCGCTACTGCGCTTCGCAGATGACCTGGGCGACCCGGGGGCCGATCTCGTTGTCGCGGCCCTGGTCCTCAACGTGCGCGCTCAGGGACGCCAGCTACGAGCAGTCCTCACCGCCCTGGCGCGTTCCTCGCGTGCGGAGCTCGAAGCCCGGCGCCGCATCGAGGCCGACCGTCGGGCGGTCCGTCGAGGAGTGCAGGTCGTCGTGCTGGTGACGGTCGTGATGGCCCTGGGTCTGCTCCTGCTCAACCCGAGCTACGTCGCGCCGTACCGGGAAGCGACCGGGCAGCTGGTCCTCGGCGCCGTCGTCGGCATCTTCGCGGTGGGCTTCGCCTGGCTCCGCCGGCTCGCGGAGTTCCGCCCACCCGGGTGCTTCCTGGCGGCCCGGTCCGGGACCCAGGCGGTAAGGCCATGA
- a CDS encoding BTAD domain-containing putative transcriptional regulator — protein sequence MQPPHGGYYDSLWAIAERYLGDGQRWREIYQLNEGVEQPGGRALTRPELIRPGWRLLLPRDATGLPEAEPAAEPASGWVPEPLTDTDPAPLPASPSLSTDRAATVPTVAASPATSSRPTSPPPPSQTAPESPAAASAASMPASSPSEEGAPAGVIDDDPDDDRVLPTGAVSGLLAAAGLAALTTLRHRQRRRRGDGRAIPRPDPALTQAEGRLRVLAEPDDLAQVDEVLRSLTPALPTAGALPDVRFALMRAGHVDLALAQALPDVPAPFIAQDDGRIWRVANGGIPPLSAAEAGRALPLLPLLLTVGRDADGLVMLDLEALGSLAVEGPASEVTAVLTHLVAEAALAPWAEDVEVLVVGFDADLARSMEELAPDRVTAVDDLDSSMLRVLGTRASRVAAEGDRLASRVQASGPDAQCEVRPPLLVVCATVSAELPVLVPGEGRQGVVVIAPAPWTSARATWALGGPLPVPGPVLAPVPCQLDSERAASLAEGLRIAREPVQPESGLAALPACAGEGPATPGVAEELAAPEPLVLSAASDVSIATSCATDSDRVTDELDDAVASYLEGTAPASVGLLGPIAVHAMGNVEPDRRARLTEILAYLAAHRRGAAVVDFDAAIWPDRPVTLKTRNQAITRARAWLGGDDDGVSWLRPMAEGDLRLSRQVLVDWELFKSLQERASRPGRAQDDVRRDLETAMRLVRGRPLAQLPTGRYGWLAETFLEQEIPSAVIDVAHHLAGILLERGDAQRALEIARLALEVDRYDERPWRDLLEAHHLRGEHRQVVVLVDQLRELLDVELDDELQPETAELLERLLPRRRPA from the coding sequence GTGCAGCCTCCGCACGGCGGCTACTACGACTCGCTCTGGGCCATCGCCGAGAGGTACCTGGGCGACGGGCAGCGGTGGCGTGAGATCTACCAGCTCAACGAAGGCGTCGAGCAGCCGGGCGGCCGAGCGCTCACCCGGCCGGAGCTCATCCGGCCAGGCTGGCGGCTGCTGCTGCCGCGAGACGCGACGGGTCTTCCGGAGGCGGAGCCCGCCGCCGAGCCGGCCTCAGGGTGGGTGCCGGAGCCCCTCACCGACACCGATCCCGCGCCCTTGCCAGCCAGCCCTTCTCTGTCGACGGACCGCGCGGCAACGGTCCCCACTGTGGCTGCATCTCCTGCCACGTCGAGCCGGCCGACGTCTCCGCCGCCGCCATCCCAGACGGCACCCGAGTCCCCCGCTGCCGCCAGCGCCGCGTCCATGCCCGCGTCATCACCGTCGGAGGAAGGCGCGCCGGCGGGCGTGATCGACGATGACCCCGACGACGATCGCGTCCTCCCGACCGGAGCCGTGAGTGGTCTGCTCGCCGCAGCGGGCCTGGCTGCCCTGACGACGCTTCGTCACCGCCAGCGTCGGCGGCGGGGCGACGGACGAGCGATCCCGCGGCCCGACCCAGCCCTGACCCAGGCAGAGGGCCGACTGCGCGTTCTGGCAGAACCTGACGACCTGGCGCAGGTGGACGAGGTTCTCCGTTCGCTGACCCCGGCCCTGCCCACTGCCGGCGCCCTGCCGGACGTGCGGTTCGCATTGATGCGGGCAGGGCACGTCGACCTCGCATTGGCCCAGGCCCTGCCCGACGTGCCAGCGCCCTTCATCGCTCAGGACGACGGACGAATCTGGCGCGTCGCGAACGGGGGAATTCCTCCGCTCTCCGCGGCTGAAGCGGGCCGAGCGCTACCTCTGCTTCCCCTGCTGCTCACGGTTGGGCGCGACGCAGACGGGCTGGTGATGCTCGACCTCGAGGCGCTCGGATCCCTTGCCGTCGAGGGCCCGGCCTCGGAGGTCACCGCGGTGCTGACGCACCTGGTCGCCGAAGCCGCGCTCGCGCCCTGGGCGGAGGACGTAGAGGTGCTCGTTGTCGGCTTCGACGCCGACTTGGCCCGGAGCATGGAAGAACTCGCTCCCGACAGGGTGACAGCGGTGGATGACCTCGACTCATCGATGCTGCGCGTTCTCGGTACGCGGGCGAGTCGGGTCGCCGCGGAAGGCGACCGGTTGGCGTCGCGAGTCCAGGCGAGCGGACCTGACGCCCAGTGCGAGGTTCGACCGCCGCTGCTGGTCGTCTGCGCCACTGTGTCAGCGGAACTGCCGGTCCTGGTTCCCGGGGAGGGTCGGCAAGGTGTGGTCGTGATCGCTCCTGCTCCCTGGACCAGCGCGAGAGCGACGTGGGCGCTCGGTGGCCCCTTGCCCGTCCCCGGTCCGGTCCTCGCTCCGGTTCCATGCCAGCTGGATTCCGAGCGAGCCGCCTCCCTCGCGGAGGGTCTGCGGATCGCGCGGGAGCCGGTACAGCCCGAGAGCGGACTGGCAGCGTTGCCCGCGTGCGCAGGTGAAGGACCCGCGACTCCGGGGGTCGCTGAGGAACTGGCTGCTCCCGAGCCGCTCGTCCTCAGCGCGGCTTCGGACGTCAGCATCGCGACCAGTTGTGCAACCGACAGCGACCGCGTTACGGATGAGCTCGATGACGCCGTCGCCTCCTACCTGGAGGGCACGGCTCCGGCATCGGTTGGCCTACTTGGTCCGATCGCTGTCCACGCCATGGGCAACGTGGAGCCGGATCGCCGCGCGCGGCTGACGGAGATCTTGGCCTACTTGGCGGCGCATCGCAGGGGTGCGGCCGTTGTCGATTTCGACGCGGCCATCTGGCCCGACCGGCCGGTGACGCTGAAGACACGCAACCAGGCCATCACGCGGGCCCGCGCCTGGCTCGGCGGCGACGACGACGGTGTTTCGTGGCTGCGTCCCATGGCTGAAGGCGACTTGCGTCTCTCCCGGCAGGTGCTGGTGGACTGGGAGCTCTTCAAGTCGCTGCAGGAGCGGGCAAGCAGGCCCGGCCGTGCCCAGGACGATGTCCGCCGGGACCTGGAGACGGCGATGCGACTCGTCCGAGGCAGGCCGCTCGCGCAGCTGCCCACCGGGCGGTACGGCTGGCTCGCGGAGACCTTCCTCGAGCAAGAAATCCCATCGGCTGTCATCGACGTCGCACACCACCTGGCAGGGATTCTGCTGGAGCGGGGCGACGCCCAACGCGCGCTCGAGATCGCGCGCCTCGCCCTCGAGGTCGACAGATATGACGAACGGCCCTGGCGGGATCTCCTGGAGGCCCATCACCTCCGTGGCGAGCACCGGCAGGTCGTCGTCCTGGTGGATCAGCTCCGCGAGCTACTCGACGTGGAACTGGACGACGAACTGCAACCTGAGACTGCCGAGCTTCTCGAACGGCTACTGCCGCGCCGGCGCCCCGCCTGA